From Anopheles funestus chromosome 3RL, idAnoFuneDA-416_04, whole genome shotgun sequence, a single genomic window includes:
- the LOC125767542 gene encoding sister chromatid cohesion protein DCC1, with protein MIYSQDYARSIDDVRTIVRHAKLDHKNLTNIGQAIYYPAGNEGHDPGNVKLLEVDEHILEEIKNGKEVCFKGALNEKVVFCTESRTYEVKEAEISNSLLLVKDLKLAQATSRSPIKSPKSGVNTSMDSSIEEEDPETIDTIDEVERKDVVKIFHNYFELRSVKPKYRKIIDLLRLTRYAGPENEHLIDRSLLFRFKQLLDTVQCSRDEFQEGLKLYRAIEIDDRVRMLDLEYEYRVLTLLLSVVSENSWEPDAIDKEVTLEAMQGIIPYEVVDGMFDVYTCRSERIPDRFQYREDLVCALFAEKILQHGLKFHIDEFLVTWQEALPEGFEANDQYLRGIGIIDRESSVPCVRGLNEADLPMNILGRLDLLFRTKERWNLEQIEPYIECFATPTVGVTSILAKYTRSLVVKGVRMYVSKH; from the exons ATGATTTACAGTCAAGA CTACGCCCGCTCCATTGACGATGTGCGCACAATTGTTCGGCACGCGAAACTCGACCACAAAAATCTTACCAACATTGGCCAGGCAATATATTACCCGGCGGGGAACGAGGGACATGATCCGGGCAACGTAAAGTTGCTCGAGGTGGATGAGCACATTCTGGAGGAGATTAAAAACGGCAAGGAAGTGTGTTTCAAGGGTGCATTGAACGAGAAGGTTGTTTTCTGCACCGAATCGCGTACCTACGAGGTGAAGGAGGCGGAAATATCGAACAGTTTGCTGTTGGTGAAGGATCTAAAGCTCGCACAAGCCACGAGCCGCTCACCGATCAAAAGCCCCAAAAGTGGCGTCAACACATCGATGGACAGCAGCATAGAGGAGGAGGATCCCGAAACGATCGACACGATCGATGAAGTGGAGCGGAAGGATGTGGTGAAAATATTCCACAATTACTTCGAGCTGCGGTCGGTAAAGCCAAAGTATCGTAAAATTATCGATCTGCTTCGTTTGACCCGATACGCCGGTCCGGAGAATGAGCATCTCATCGATCGGTCGTTGCTGTTCCGGTTTAAGCAGTTGCTCGATACGGTGCAGTGCAGCAGGGACGAGTTTCAAGAAGGGCTTAAACTATATCGAGCCATTGAGATCGACGATCGTGTACGAATGTTGGACCTAGA ATACGAATATAGAGTACTCACATTGCTTTTATCCGTGGTATCGGAAAACTCTTGGGAACCAGACGCAATCGACAAGGAAGTAACGCTGGAAGCGATGCAAGGCATCATTCCTTACGAGGTAGTGGATGGCATGTTCGATGTATACACCTGCCGTAGTGAACGCATTCCGGATCGGTTCCAATACCGGGAGGATCTCGTGTGCGCTCTGTTTGCCGAAAAGATCCTCCAGCACGGATTGAAGTTTCACATCGACGAATTTCTCGTCACCTGGCAGGAAGCGCTTCCAGAGGGTTTCGAGGCAAACGACCAGTATTTGCGTGGGATCGGCATCATCGATCGGGAGAGCAGTGTTCCTTGTGTACGCGGATTGAACGAAGCAGATCTACCGATGAATATACTTGGCCGGCTCGATTTACTGTTCCGGACGAAAGAACGGTGGAACTTGGAACAGATCGAACCGTACATCGAATGCTTCGCAACACCTACGGTCGGTGTTACCTCCATACTGGCCAAGTACACACGTTCGCTTGTCGTGAAAGGTGTTCGAATGTATGTATCAAAGCATTAA
- the LOC125767532 gene encoding ATP-dependent RNA helicase ddx24, protein MQKQRKFNPKNVSHKFAGRKKVHNVSWQPVKLSGPVIADEGADFGGFVGLEILENYSGDFVRQEQKKGKKNDKPNGRKKKSKRKRSADSDDESDSEEEIVSKKKAKKNKAEKPRAADSTDEDEGDSGFDDHPKKKEKGTNKALVTKANATDSESDENYEQEAVSTFSMLLKPSTIKQTQQKVKDTAKESVPIISSKNSNSKKQAKESKQNVTSKGPVKSNERPEIILTKSKENDTEEEKPKPGSYSIVDYMAWFNLGVSEPIVRALADKGFKVPTEIQSQSLPVAIHGRRDLLGAAETGSGKTLAFGIPMLEGIMRMKKSKELVPNDSREHELTPPPEDFDMTEEDEQVFAEAGQTVQKNYADADKPLYGLILTPTRELAVQINDHLKAVAKYTGINIATVFGGMATVKQERLLRKCPEIVIATPGRLWELIQSNNPHLSKVEDIRFLVIDETDRMLEKGHFDELKELLELINANEDAKKLRRNYIFSATLTMDHEMPDHLKKKVKKSKNSLKQTPGQRMNNLIEVIGITNPKIVDLTQHHGTARTLTESRILCQAEQKDFYLYYFLERHPGRTLVFCNSIDCVKRLVSLFDYLNCQPHSLFGSMQQRQRLKNLERFTANPRALLIATDVAARGLDIPNVDHVIHFQVPKTTENYVHRSGRTARASKEGLTLLLIAPNEVKDYVKLNQDLGRTEDLPLYPTNERMMRQVRERILLAREIERTDLQQRREGAKRSWEDQVAKEFQSDSEVDSDQEEMRRMEETKRKRLFRAKRLELSQLLAKPIVADRIELNYPSLNIDAAKRLQTEKNQSAISIVRKAEEQRIIEKKQRNKKKRN, encoded by the exons atGCAGAAACAACGGAAGTTTAATCCGAAAAATGTGTCTCATAAATTCGCTGGCCGTAAGAAAGTTCACAATGTGTCATGGCAGCCAGTGAAACTAAGCGGTCCCGTGATTGCCGATGAAGGTGCAGATTTCGGTGGGTTTGTAGGGCTGGAGATATTGGAGAACTATTCTGGAGACTTTGTGCGACAGGAGCAAAAGAAG GgcaagaaaaatgataaaccCAATGGCAGGAAAAAGAAATCGAAACGTAAGCGTTCTGCAGATAGTGATGATGAAAGCGATTCGGAAGAGGAGATTGTAAGCAagaaaaaggcaaagaaaaacaaagcagaaaaaCCAAGAGCAGCGGATTCTACTGATGAAGATGAAGGTGATTCTGGTTTCGACGATCAtccaaagaaaaaggaaaaaggtacGAATAAGGCCCTTGTCACGAAAGCGAATGCGACCGATAGTGAATCAGATGAAAACTACGAGCAAGAAGCAGTTTCGACTTTTTCAATGTTGCTGAAACCttcaacaataaaacaaacacaacagaaAGTGAAGGATACTGCGAAGGAATCTGTCCCAAtcatttcttccaaaaattccaactcAAAAAAACAGGCCAAGgaatcgaaacaaaatgttACTTCTAAAGGGCCTGTGAAGTCCAACGAAAGGCCAGAaatcattttaacaaaatcaaaGGAAAATGACACCGAAGAAGAGAAACCGAAGCCGGGGTCATATTCCATCGTTGATTATATG GCCTGGTTTAATCTTGGTGTTTCCGAACCAATTGTGAGAGCGCTCGCCGATAAGGGTTTCAAAGTACCGACCGAAATCCAGAGCCAATCGCTTCCGGTCGCCATTCACGGCCGGCGGGATTTACTTGGAGCTGCCGAAACGGGAAGCGGTAAAACGCTTGCCTTTGGAATACCGATGTTGGAAGGTATTATGCGgatgaagaaaagcaaagaGCTGGTCCCGAATGATTCGCGTGAGCACGAATTGACGCCGCCACCGGAAGATTTTGATATGACGGAGGAGGATGAACAAGTGTTCGCCGAAGCAGGCCAAACGGTGCAAAAGAATTACGCCGATGCCGACAAACCATTGTACGGGTTGATACTTACACCAACACGCGAACTAGCGGTGCAGATCAATGATCATTTAAAAGCTGTTGCGAAGTACACCGGCATCAACATCGCGACCGTTTTCGGTGGAATGGCTACGGTCAAGCAGGAGCGTTTGTTGCGCAAGTGTCCGGAAATTGTGATTGCTACACCTGGTCGACTGTGGGAGTTGATACAGAGCAACAATCCTCATCTTTCGAAGGTGGAAGACATCAG ATTTCTCGTTATTGATGAAACGGACCGGATGCTGGAAAAGGGACACTTTGATGAGCTGAAGGAGCTGTTGGAGCTTATTAACGCAAACGAGGACGCGAAGAAGTTACGGCGCAACTATATCTTTTCTGCTACGCTTACCATGGATCATGAGATGCCGGATCATTTGAAAA aaaaagtaaagaaatcGAAAAACTCACTCAAGCAAACGCCCGGCCAACGTATGAATAATCTTATCGAAGTCATCGGTATAACCAATCCGAAGATCGTTGATCTGACACAACATCATGGCACAGCCCGTACGCTAACCGAATCGCGTATATTGTGCCAGGCGGAACAAAAAGACTTCTATTTGTACTACTTTCTCGAGCGACATCCGGGCCGCACGCTCGTGTTCTGCAATTCGATCGACTGCGTTAAACGACTTGTGTCCCTGTTTGACTACCTAAACTGTCAGCCGCACAGTCTCTTCGGTAGCATGCAGCAGCGCCAGCGGTTGAAGAACCTTGAGCGTTTCACAGCCAACCCGCGTGCATTGCTCATCGCGACCGATGTAGCAGCGCGCGGTCTAGACATCCCCAACGTGGACCACGTTATCCACTTTCAGGTACCGAAAACGACCGAAAACTATGTGCACCGTTCGGGACGTACGGCACGTGCAAGCAAGGAAGGGCTCACGCTGCTACTAATCGCACCGAACGAAGTGAAAGACTACGTCAAGCTTAACCAGGATCTTGGTCGCACGGAGGATTTGCCGCTGTATCCCACCAACGAGCGGATGATGAGACAGGTGAGGGAACGCATTCTGCTGGCTCGTGAAATCGAGCGTACCGATCTGCAGCAACGCCGTGAAGGTGCGAAACGTTCCTGGGAGGATCAGGTGGCGAAGGAGTTCCAGAGCGATTCAGAGGTAGATAGTGACCAGGAGGAGATGCGACGAATGGAAGAGACGAAGCGCAAGCGTCTATTTAGAGCGAAGCGGTTAGAGCTTAGCCAGCTGCTTGCCAAACCGATCGTAGCTGATCGGATCGAGTTGAACTATCCGTCGTTGAACATTGACGCAGCGAAGCGCTTGCAGACGGAGAAAAATCAGTCCGCCATTAGCATCGTGCGTAAGGCAGAAGAGCAGCGAATTATTgagaaaaagcaacgaaacaagaagaaaagaaactaa